From the genome of Rana temporaria chromosome 8, aRanTem1.1, whole genome shotgun sequence:
CTTTGTGTTCAATACAAGGCGAAGAATAGAGGAATGTATACAGTCAGAATTTGGAGATGATCTCCGCAATGCATAGAGAATCCGGATGATAGAAGATAAACCGGAGACACCCAGAAACCTGTAGAAAGTCTGACTACAATGTATTTAAATAGCCCCAATTCCAATCCTGAATTTAATACAGATCTAAATCAGACAATTACCAGTGTTTGATGTTAGAGAGGACTCGGGGACACCCACCTTCCCATATAAAGAGAAATGTAAATGGTGCTTCCAATCGATGTAATATACTAGTCGGTACATGTAATAAGGTGTAACGAGATCATCCAGAATTCTAGTCCCCCCACTCCATCTCGTGTGTTCTTTCtgcaggaaagggggtgagagatcCATGTGTGTTCTAATCACATTCCTAGTCTAACAAAGAAAGGGTTCAAGAAACGTCCAGAACTGGGATTGGCTCGGCTTCGATTTGAATGTTTAAATTTCCCGCCAGAGTAGCAGAACGATCAAAGCtccggatctgaccaggaaataGATGAATGGACGATATCTATACAATCATCATGTCTCTTACTGGGGGAATTAAATACTTTGTGACAAATGAGTATTACGAATATTTCCCTTTAGTACTCTATAGCGCTTACCCGGTATTTTTCATCTAGAACTATTTTACGATTCATgtccagcagacatgtccaacTTAATTGTTTGAATACAAAATATTATACCATCAAAATGTGTGGACATTCTAAATCCTGGCCACATACTATGCAATCTCCTCAAGATCACCCCTAAAATTGCTAGAAACTTAAAACTCGGGGAGAAATGTACAGATAAATCTATAGACAGCACTTTGTATGAGAAGGTGGGTGGCCCTGAGAAGGGCCTTTGTGTAGGGGAAGTGGGTAGGTGTTCATGAGGGTTTAGCCTCCGAATCCGTAGAGAGTGCGCCCCTGGCGTTTgagagcatagacgacatccatgGCGGTGACGGTCTTCCTCTTGGCGTGCTCGGTGTAGGTGACGGCATCGCGGATGACATTCTCCAGGAAAACCTTGAGCACTCCGCGGGTCTCCTCATAGATGAGTCCGGAGATGCGCTTGACACCCCCTCTGCGGGCCAAACGTCGGATGGCGGGTTTGGTGATGCCCTGGATGTTGTCCCGGAGCACCTTCCTGTGCCGCTTAGCGCCTCCTTTCTAGTGATGTCCAGTTCATGAACGAATCGTTCTTTTGAATCGGTTCTTTTCAGTGAACTGAGTGAATCGATTCATCTGAGTGAACTGAATCGTTTGGAATGGTTCTCTGCACTCAATACAAAGCATAGCAGAGCAGGCCTGGTAATATGATCCTAGAGTGCAGGGAGCTTGGCCCCTCCCTGCAACCAATCAGCTCAAGGCACAGAGACACTCGGGAACTGCATACAAGTCAGTCATGAGTACACAGTACACCGAGTTAAAGAACCAAACGAGTTAAAGAATCATATGGGTTAAAGAACCGTACGAGTTACTGAGTG
Proteins encoded in this window:
- the LOC120909237 gene encoding histone H4; the encoded protein is MSGRGKGGKGLGKGGAKRHRKVLRDNIQGITKPAIRRLARRGGVKRISGLIYEETRGVLKVFLENVIRDAVTYTEHAKRKTVTAMDVVYALKRQGRTLYGFGG